From the Longimicrobium sp. genome, one window contains:
- the alr gene encoding alanine racemase has translation MSDPSTAVSRAWVEVDLGALKANLRRVRDAAPGAGIVPMLKADAYGLGMAQVLRAVLAELAPGGGPWALGTASVAEGEALRALGWAGRIVVVTPTPPGEERRAAEAGLTLAVSDLDALDRWAAAARAASRPLSFHVEIDTGMGRAGFPVAGVREWGPAVAERSGDLIAWEGCFTHFHSADEPDLGPTETQVRLFREALAALPPVPEGAPERVVHCANSAAALRRGGYGMDLVRPGIFLYGGRAGPGTEPEPVAAVRARVARVADEPPGATVGYGATYRARRAERWATLSIGYGDGLRRALATAGGQALLHGRRVPIVGRVSMDVTVVDVTDVPEARVGDAATLVGRDGPEEIRVDEVAARLDTISYEILTGLSPRLPRVYRDGPGPNP, from the coding sequence GTGTCTGATCCGTCAACCGCGGTTTCGAGGGCCTGGGTCGAGGTGGACCTGGGCGCGCTGAAGGCCAACCTGCGCCGGGTGCGCGATGCCGCGCCCGGCGCGGGCATCGTTCCCATGCTGAAGGCCGACGCCTACGGGCTGGGGATGGCGCAGGTGCTCCGCGCGGTGCTGGCCGAGCTGGCGCCCGGCGGCGGCCCCTGGGCGCTCGGCACCGCCTCGGTGGCCGAGGGCGAGGCGCTCCGCGCGCTGGGGTGGGCAGGGCGCATCGTCGTCGTCACCCCCACGCCGCCGGGCGAGGAGCGCCGCGCCGCCGAGGCCGGGCTCACCCTCGCCGTCTCCGACCTCGACGCGCTGGACCGGTGGGCCGCGGCCGCCCGAGCGGCGTCGCGGCCCCTGTCGTTCCACGTGGAGATCGACACCGGGATGGGGCGCGCCGGCTTCCCCGTCGCCGGCGTCCGCGAGTGGGGTCCCGCCGTCGCGGAGCGGTCGGGGGATCTTATTGCGTGGGAAGGGTGTTTTACGCACTTCCATTCCGCGGACGAGCCGGACCTGGGCCCCACCGAGACCCAGGTTCGCCTGTTCCGGGAGGCGCTGGCGGCGCTTCCGCCGGTGCCGGAGGGCGCGCCGGAACGGGTGGTCCACTGCGCCAACAGCGCGGCGGCGCTCCGCCGCGGCGGCTACGGGATGGACCTGGTGCGCCCGGGGATCTTCCTCTATGGCGGCCGCGCCGGCCCGGGAACGGAGCCGGAGCCCGTGGCCGCCGTCCGCGCCCGGGTGGCGCGCGTGGCCGACGAGCCGCCCGGCGCCACCGTCGGCTACGGCGCGACGTACCGCGCCAGACGGGCCGAGCGCTGGGCCACGCTGTCGATCGGCTACGGCGACGGGCTCCGGCGCGCGCTGGCCACCGCCGGCGGCCAGGCGCTGCTGCACGGGCGCCGCGTGCCGATCGTGGGCCGCGTCTCGATGGACGTCACCGTGGTCGACGTGACGGACGTTCCCGAGGCGAGGGTGGGCGACGCGGCCACGCTGGTGGGGCGCGACGGCCCCGAGGAGATCCGGGTGGACGAGGTGGCCGCCCGGCTGGACACCATCAGCTACGAAATACTGACCGGGCTGAGTCCGCGCCTGCCGCGCGTGTACCGCGACGGGCCCGGGCCGAACCCCTGA
- a CDS encoding S41 family peptidase: protein MKLKRTVVAPALVAGVALVSGGWLLQQGTSGQESVFQRARLFDEVLHYVETRYVDEHSESDLYQKAIEGMLQELGDPHTVFMTADEYAQLHLQTSGEYGGLGIQIAPREGYITAVGVLPGTPAEREGIRVGDQLIEIDGRDAKGWTDDYAVKVLRGAVGTPVKLTVRRVGVDQPLRFTITREEIHVRSVPYAYMAAPGIGYVDLLVFSQTSTEELRAAIERLRSQGARKLVFDLRGNPGGLLDQGVAVSDLFLRRGQAIVETRARNPMESETYRASTDEAYDMPMVVLVDGYSASAAEIVAGALQDHDRALVLGSTSYGKGSVQSLFRLSGGNFLKMTTGKWYTPVGRSIQKPFRPGDAGADADEDSTGAAPDTTSSDTTKRRPYRTDSGRTVFGGGGIVPDLTVRDTTTLAERTFITTVSKKASTFNDVVMRYALEYNRRTPNLTPTFQVTPAMRQELYQRLRAAGVEVTPEQYAGAQRWLDRQLANQIVIARFGQQAAAQRNDVDDKVLQEAVRLLQASPNQAALFRAAEQAQRVAQTQGR, encoded by the coding sequence ATGAAGCTCAAGCGGACCGTCGTTGCGCCCGCGCTCGTGGCCGGCGTCGCCCTGGTGTCGGGCGGCTGGCTGCTGCAGCAGGGGACGTCCGGCCAGGAAAGCGTGTTCCAGCGCGCGCGCCTCTTCGACGAGGTGCTGCACTACGTGGAGACGCGCTACGTCGACGAGCACTCCGAGAGCGACCTCTACCAGAAGGCGATCGAGGGGATGCTGCAGGAGCTGGGCGACCCGCACACCGTGTTCATGACGGCCGACGAGTACGCGCAGCTGCACCTGCAGACCAGCGGCGAGTACGGCGGGCTGGGGATCCAGATCGCCCCGCGCGAGGGGTACATCACCGCCGTGGGCGTCCTCCCCGGCACCCCCGCCGAGCGCGAGGGGATCCGCGTGGGCGACCAGTTGATCGAGATCGACGGCCGCGACGCCAAGGGGTGGACCGACGACTACGCGGTGAAGGTGCTGCGCGGCGCCGTGGGCACGCCGGTGAAGCTCACCGTCCGCCGCGTGGGCGTGGACCAGCCGCTGCGCTTCACCATCACCCGCGAGGAGATCCACGTGCGCTCGGTGCCGTACGCCTACATGGCGGCGCCGGGGATCGGCTACGTGGACCTGCTGGTGTTCAGCCAGACGTCGACCGAGGAGCTGCGCGCCGCCATCGAGCGGCTGCGGAGCCAGGGCGCGCGCAAGCTGGTCTTCGACCTGCGCGGCAATCCCGGCGGGCTGCTGGACCAGGGCGTGGCGGTGTCGGACCTGTTCCTGCGCCGCGGCCAGGCCATCGTGGAGACGCGCGCGCGCAACCCGATGGAGAGCGAGACCTACCGCGCCAGCACCGACGAGGCGTACGACATGCCGATGGTCGTCCTGGTCGACGGCTACAGCGCCAGCGCCGCGGAGATCGTGGCCGGCGCGCTGCAGGACCACGACCGCGCGCTGGTGCTGGGGTCGACGAGCTACGGCAAGGGCTCGGTGCAGTCGCTCTTCCGGCTCTCGGGCGGCAACTTCCTGAAGATGACCACGGGGAAGTGGTACACGCCCGTGGGCCGCTCCATCCAGAAGCCCTTCCGCCCCGGCGACGCTGGCGCGGACGCGGACGAGGACAGCACCGGCGCGGCGCCGGACACGACGTCGTCCGACACCACCAAGCGGCGGCCGTACCGCACCGACAGCGGCCGCACCGTGTTCGGCGGCGGCGGCATCGTCCCCGACCTGACGGTGCGCGACACCACCACGCTCGCGGAGCGGACCTTCATCACCACCGTCTCCAAGAAGGCCAGCACCTTCAACGACGTGGTGATGCGCTACGCGCTGGAGTACAACCGCCGCACGCCCAACCTGACGCCGACCTTCCAGGTGACGCCGGCGATGCGCCAGGAGCTGTACCAGCGGCTGCGCGCGGCCGGGGTGGAGGTCACGCCCGAGCAGTACGCGGGGGCGCAGCGCTGGCTCGACCGGCAGCTGGCCAACCAGATCGTGATCGCGCGCTTCGGGCAGCAGGCGGCCGCCCAGCGCAACGACGTGGACGACAAGGTGCTGCAGGAGGCCGTCCGCCTGCTGCAGGCCTCGCCCAACCAGGCGGCGCTCTTCCGCGCCGCCGAGCAGGCGCAGCGGGTCGCGCAGACGCAGGGCCGCTGA
- a CDS encoding asparaginase, producing MGEAMDCTVEVTRGAVVESRHRIHAAVVDADGRLRAFAGDPDLVTFFRSAAKPLQALPLVEDGAFDRFGLTLEELALCCGSHSGSAEHTRVVAGILEKAAVTSDALACGPHPPFDDEARRALAEAHLEPGRVHNNCSGKHAGMMMLARARGWDPADYHRPEHPVQQRMLTEISRWTRMPVEAVALATDGCGVVCFALPLRQMALSFAGFAAAVRAGERSPALVFEAMTAHPVMVAGEGRICTELMRQAAGRLFAKVGAEGVYCVGVPGAELGIALKVEDGAARAVAPAILGILRELDLISEDDFGALHHHAYPELLNTRGEPVGQIRPSISLQVPDA from the coding sequence ATGGGCGAAGCGATGGATTGCACGGTCGAGGTCACGCGCGGGGCCGTCGTCGAGAGCCGCCACCGCATCCACGCCGCCGTGGTGGACGCGGACGGGCGGCTGCGCGCGTTCGCGGGCGACCCCGACCTCGTCACCTTCTTCCGCTCGGCCGCCAAGCCGCTGCAGGCGCTGCCTCTGGTCGAGGACGGCGCGTTCGACCGCTTCGGGCTGACGCTGGAGGAGCTGGCGCTCTGCTGCGGCTCGCACTCGGGAAGCGCGGAGCACACGCGCGTGGTGGCGGGGATCCTGGAGAAGGCGGCGGTCACGAGTGACGCGCTGGCGTGCGGGCCGCATCCGCCGTTCGACGACGAGGCGCGGCGCGCGCTCGCCGAGGCGCACCTGGAGCCCGGGCGCGTGCACAACAACTGCTCGGGAAAGCACGCGGGGATGATGATGCTGGCCCGCGCGCGCGGCTGGGACCCGGCCGACTACCATCGCCCCGAGCACCCGGTGCAGCAGCGGATGCTGACCGAGATCTCGCGCTGGACGCGGATGCCGGTGGAGGCCGTGGCGCTGGCGACGGACGGGTGCGGCGTGGTCTGCTTCGCCCTTCCTTTGCGGCAGATGGCGCTCTCGTTCGCGGGGTTCGCGGCCGCCGTGCGCGCGGGCGAGCGCTCGCCCGCGCTGGTGTTCGAGGCGATGACGGCGCACCCGGTGATGGTGGCGGGCGAGGGGCGCATCTGCACGGAGCTGATGCGGCAGGCGGCGGGGCGGCTCTTCGCCAAGGTGGGTGCGGAGGGCGTGTACTGCGTGGGCGTCCCCGGCGCGGAGCTGGGGATCGCGCTGAAGGTGGAGGACGGCGCGGCGCGCGCGGTCGCCCCCGCGATCCTCGGCATCCTGCGCGAGCTGGACCTGATCAGCGAGGACGACTTCGGCGCGCTGCACCACCACGCCTATCCCGAGCTGCTGAACACGCGCGGCGAGCCGGTGGGGCAGATCCGCCCGTCCATCTCCCTGCAGGTCCCGGATGCCTGA
- a CDS encoding carboxymuconolactone decarboxylase family protein produces the protein MPEAGDDARRALLRVAAALGTRDAGVVRRALENAVDVADAAAVEEVILQSHLFVGFPDALNALAVWREVGGRPAPPASGEDAALWERRGEAVCEAVYGANYLKLRENVRALHPDFEGWMVTGGYGRVIGRPGLELRTRELCIAALLAVWNVPRQLHSHLRGALNAGAAFAEVDEAVEIACAFIASPEAAARVRALWAEIRAKAGAGQGSPAMRAEAPIRDLPGE, from the coding sequence ATGCCTGAGGCGGGGGACGACGCCCGCCGCGCGCTCCTCCGCGTAGCCGCGGCGCTGGGGACGCGCGACGCGGGCGTGGTGCGCCGGGCGCTGGAGAATGCGGTCGACGTCGCGGACGCGGCCGCCGTCGAGGAGGTGATCCTCCAGTCGCACCTGTTCGTCGGCTTCCCCGACGCGCTGAACGCGCTGGCCGTCTGGCGCGAGGTCGGCGGCCGCCCCGCGCCGCCCGCGTCGGGCGAGGACGCGGCGCTGTGGGAACGGCGCGGCGAGGCGGTGTGCGAGGCCGTCTACGGCGCCAACTACCTCAAGCTGCGCGAGAACGTCCGCGCGCTGCACCCCGACTTCGAGGGGTGGATGGTCACCGGCGGCTACGGGCGCGTGATCGGCCGCCCCGGGCTGGAGCTGCGGACGCGCGAGCTGTGCATCGCCGCGCTGCTGGCGGTCTGGAACGTGCCACGCCAGCTGCACTCGCATCTCCGCGGCGCGCTGAACGCCGGCGCGGCCTTCGCCGAGGTCGACGAGGCGGTGGAGATCGCGTGCGCCTTCATCGCGTCTCCCGAAGCAGCCGCCCGGGTGCGGGCGCTGTGGGCGGAGATCCGCGCGAAGGCGGGCGCGGGCCAAGGTTCTCCCGCAATGCGGGCCGAGGCGCCGATCCGGGATCTGCCGGGCGAATGA
- the obgE gene encoding GTPase ObgE, whose translation MFLDYAEIQIKAGDGGPGASSFRRESFAPMGGPDGGDGGRGGDVVLRADGQMSTLLDYRYRQQYAAPNGKKGEGSNSTGRSGDDLVLRVPPGTLVRDVESGEIIGELLEDGQELVAARGGRGGWGNARFATSTNQAPRRADPGLPGEERRIALELKLIADVGLVGEPNAGKSTFLSAVSAATPKVADYPFTTLTPNLGVVQLSGHRTFVVADIPGIIEGAHEGKGLGHQFLRHIERTRTLALMIPADALEPQQEYQRLMDELHAYSGELAAKPQVVVFTKADLLPPEWPAPHVDAPGAWGQFVISSVARQGLEPLLEGLWQHAAKAVEEERAHEDEPEPWRP comes from the coding sequence GTGTTTCTCGATTACGCGGAGATCCAGATCAAGGCGGGCGACGGCGGGCCGGGGGCATCCTCGTTCCGCCGCGAGTCGTTCGCACCCATGGGCGGCCCCGATGGCGGCGACGGCGGGCGCGGCGGCGACGTGGTGCTGCGCGCCGACGGGCAGATGTCGACCCTGCTCGACTACCGCTACCGCCAGCAGTACGCGGCGCCGAACGGGAAGAAGGGCGAGGGCTCCAACTCCACCGGCCGCAGCGGCGACGACCTCGTCCTCCGCGTGCCGCCGGGTACGCTGGTGCGCGACGTGGAGTCGGGCGAGATCATCGGCGAGCTGCTGGAGGACGGGCAGGAGCTGGTCGCCGCGCGGGGTGGGCGGGGGGGATGGGGGAACGCGCGCTTCGCCACGTCGACGAATCAGGCGCCGCGCCGCGCCGACCCCGGCCTGCCCGGCGAGGAGCGGCGGATCGCGCTGGAGCTGAAGCTGATCGCCGACGTGGGGCTGGTGGGCGAGCCGAACGCGGGGAAGTCGACCTTCCTCTCCGCCGTCTCCGCGGCGACGCCGAAGGTGGCCGACTATCCCTTCACCACGCTGACGCCGAACCTGGGCGTGGTGCAGCTCTCCGGGCACCGCACCTTCGTCGTCGCCGACATCCCCGGGATCATCGAGGGCGCGCACGAGGGGAAGGGGCTAGGGCACCAGTTCCTGCGCCACATCGAGCGCACCCGCACGCTGGCGCTGATGATCCCCGCCGACGCACTGGAGCCGCAGCAGGAGTACCAGCGGCTGATGGACGAGCTCCACGCGTACTCCGGGGAGCTCGCCGCCAAGCCGCAGGTCGTCGTCTTCACCAAGGCCGACCTGCTGCCGCCGGAGTGGCCCGCGCCGCACGTGGACGCGCCGGGCGCGTGGGGGCAGTTCGTGATCTCGTCCGTCGCCCGGCAGGGGCTGGAGCCGCTGCTGGAGGGCCTGTGGCAGCACGCGGCGAAGGCGGTGGAGGAGGAGCGGGCGCACGAGGACGAGCCCGAGCCTTGGCGGCCCTGA
- the dprA gene encoding DNA-processing protein DprA, with the protein MAALTMPLSASALEPILRLAIVDGIGPARLSVLLARFGSAERVLAAREDELGAVPGFGREFVKRLRAAATDEGLRRTRAAMQRLRDVGAVAITPADAAYPEAFRTLPDPPYLLFAIGDLALLEAPAIGVVGTRSPTDYGRHTAIALSADLARAGLAIVSGMARGIDSAAHAAALDAGGTTIGVLGHGIDRVYPPENERLFGRVRERGLLITELAPGEEPNAGNFPRRNRLIAALSLGVLVVEMGSKSGAQHTVSYALEQGKDVFAVPGQIGSPQSAGTNQLLKEGARVVTSAADILEELRGVGHALDGAPGPASPANPDVPPPPPADLAPDEAKVYAALTGDGRHVDDIAADAGLAPSNVLAALLGLELRGAAESLPGKQFRRK; encoded by the coding sequence TTGGCGGCCCTGACCATGCCGCTCTCCGCGTCCGCGCTGGAGCCCATCCTGCGCCTGGCCATCGTCGACGGCATCGGCCCGGCGCGGCTGTCGGTGCTCCTGGCGCGCTTCGGCTCGGCCGAGCGCGTGCTGGCGGCGCGCGAGGACGAGCTGGGCGCCGTCCCCGGATTCGGCCGCGAGTTCGTCAAGCGCCTGCGCGCCGCCGCGACCGACGAGGGTCTCCGCCGCACGCGCGCGGCGATGCAGCGGCTGCGCGACGTGGGCGCCGTCGCCATCACCCCGGCCGACGCGGCGTATCCGGAGGCGTTCCGCACCCTTCCCGATCCCCCGTACCTGCTGTTCGCGATCGGCGACCTGGCGCTGCTGGAGGCGCCGGCGATCGGCGTGGTCGGCACGCGCTCGCCCACGGACTACGGGCGGCACACGGCGATCGCGCTCTCGGCGGACCTGGCGCGCGCGGGGCTGGCCATCGTCAGCGGGATGGCGCGGGGGATCGACAGCGCGGCGCACGCGGCGGCGCTGGACGCGGGCGGGACGACCATCGGCGTGCTGGGGCACGGCATCGACCGCGTGTATCCGCCGGAGAACGAGCGGCTGTTTGGCCGGGTGCGCGAGCGCGGGCTGCTGATCACCGAGCTGGCGCCGGGCGAGGAGCCGAACGCGGGGAACTTCCCCCGCCGCAACCGGCTGATCGCGGCGCTGAGCCTGGGCGTGCTGGTGGTGGAGATGGGGTCGAAGAGCGGCGCGCAGCACACGGTGTCGTACGCGCTGGAGCAGGGGAAGGACGTGTTCGCCGTCCCCGGCCAGATCGGCAGCCCGCAGAGCGCGGGGACGAACCAGCTGCTGAAGGAAGGCGCGCGGGTGGTCACCTCCGCGGCCGACATCCTCGAGGAGCTGCGCGGCGTGGGCCATGCGCTGGACGGCGCGCCGGGGCCCGCGTCGCCCGCGAACCCTGACGTGCCGCCGCCCCCGCCCGCAGACCTGGCGCCGGACGAGGCGAAGGTGTACGCCGCCCTCACCGGCGACGGCCGCCACGTGGACGACATCGCCGCGGACGCGGGGCTGGCGCCGAGCAACGTCCTCGCGGCGCTGCTGGGGCTGGAGCTGCGCGGCGCCGCCGAGTCGCTGCCGGGAAAGCAGTTCAGGCGGAAGTGA
- a CDS encoding NAD-dependent deacylase: MLEAQNRMAGSSTVNAGMDRAAEWLAGAERVLVSTGAGMSRESGIPTFRDAMEGLWAQYDPQELATERGFRKNPRRVWSWYAWRRRKIAEAVPHPGYHALVEMESIVPSLTIVTQNVDGLHARAGSRDVIELHGNIHRVKCLDRHHPFDGEPPDDGAEESDPPPCPVCGSPLRPDVVWFGEMLPEAATERAWRLAGECDALLLVGTSGTVWPAAELPHVARRAGARVIEVNPQPSELTEVASVYLQGAAGEVLPRLAAAMAEWKRGGG, from the coding sequence ATGCTGGAAGCACAGAACCGCATGGCGGGATCATCTACCGTGAATGCCGGGATGGATCGCGCGGCGGAGTGGCTGGCGGGGGCGGAGCGCGTGCTCGTCTCGACCGGCGCGGGGATGTCGCGCGAGAGCGGGATCCCCACCTTCCGCGACGCGATGGAAGGGCTGTGGGCGCAGTACGATCCGCAGGAGCTGGCCACGGAGCGCGGCTTCCGGAAGAACCCGCGGCGGGTGTGGAGCTGGTACGCGTGGCGGCGCCGGAAGATCGCGGAGGCGGTGCCGCATCCCGGCTACCACGCGCTGGTGGAGATGGAATCCATCGTCCCGTCGCTGACGATCGTCACGCAGAACGTCGACGGGCTGCACGCGCGGGCCGGCTCGCGCGATGTGATCGAGCTGCACGGCAACATCCATCGCGTGAAGTGCCTGGACCGGCATCACCCGTTCGACGGCGAGCCGCCCGACGACGGCGCGGAGGAGAGCGATCCGCCGCCCTGCCCGGTCTGCGGATCGCCGCTGCGGCCCGACGTGGTGTGGTTCGGCGAGATGCTGCCCGAGGCGGCGACGGAGCGCGCGTGGCGCCTCGCCGGCGAATGCGACGCGCTGCTGCTGGTGGGTACGTCGGGGACGGTGTGGCCCGCGGCGGAGCTGCCGCACGTGGCGCGGCGGGCCGGCGCGCGGGTGATCGAGGTCAATCCGCAGCCGAGCGAGCTGACGGAGGTGGCCAGCGTCTATTTGCAGGGCGCGGCCGGCGAGGTGCTGCCGCGCCTGGCGGCGGCCATGGCGGAATGGAAACGGGGCGGAGGATGA
- a CDS encoding Rrf2 family transcriptional regulator, whose product MRVLAHLAERPAPMTSEQLAACIHTNPVVIRRTLAGLRQVGLVASAAGHGGGWTLARDPAEVTLGEVCAALGERLLFAVDFAGGRSECRIEAAVSGVLDGFLRDAEALLLEWLGAITLADLAARGARARRCGSYVTSRADVILRAGQTVISICARACRPKKITIATKSAAAACERPRRRPQPMTHALRDTPRSRTMPSAMP is encoded by the coding sequence CTGCGCGTGCTGGCGCACCTGGCCGAGCGTCCGGCGCCGATGACGTCGGAGCAGCTGGCCGCCTGCATCCACACCAACCCCGTCGTGATCCGGCGCACGCTCGCGGGGCTGCGGCAGGTCGGGCTGGTGGCCTCGGCGGCCGGCCACGGCGGCGGCTGGACGCTGGCCCGCGACCCCGCGGAGGTGACGCTCGGCGAGGTATGTGCCGCGCTCGGCGAGCGGCTGCTGTTCGCGGTCGACTTCGCGGGCGGCCGCTCGGAGTGCCGGATCGAGGCGGCCGTGTCGGGCGTGCTGGACGGGTTCCTCCGCGACGCCGAGGCGCTGCTGCTCGAGTGGCTCGGCGCCATCACGCTGGCCGACCTGGCGGCGCGGGGTGCACGCGCGCGGCGATGCGGATCATACGTCACATCCCGCGCTGACGTCATCCTGAGGGCCGGCCAGACCGTAATCAGCATCTGCGCAAGAGCTTGCAGGCCGAAGAAGATTACAATCGCAACGAAAAGCGCCGCCGCGGCCTGCGAGCGGCCGCGGCGTCGTCCCCAGCCGATGACTCACGCGTTGCGCGACACACCCAGGTCGCGCACCATGCCGTCGGCGATGCCGTAG
- a CDS encoding M20/M25/M40 family metallo-hydrolase produces MTRSHRLLTIAAAATALATSSVAAQQERAGAQPADERYPTRWSPRTASAPAVRDALAWIEANFPAQVQEWVRITQIPAQSTHEQQRAAYVAEQMRAEGMEVSIDSIGNVTGRRRGEGGGPTIVFAPHMDTVHPMDTDVAVRVDGGILRAPGVFDNSASVADMLAVVRALNRARVRTRGDLVVVATVQEELGLRGMDWWLAHNPRPDMVVAVDGGLGPVSYGALGIYWTRYRFTGEGSHTNSSTGKPHPAHALADAIRSIYELRIPEGRGGAVYNVGMVGGGQVFNAIPQDVWFTVDLRSVNPALLDSLDAEINARVQRAAEANRVQWSKEQVQHQRAAGTEEMLRDRRAHPLVQTALDVHRFLGIPTRAEASGSTDSNMAVTRGIPSISVGRARGGDQHTLGEWAERDTALPATKMLLLLAVSLAGLR; encoded by the coding sequence ATGACGCGCTCGCACCGACTCCTCACCATCGCCGCTGCGGCGACGGCGCTCGCCACATCCTCGGTCGCCGCGCAGCAGGAACGTGCGGGCGCGCAGCCGGCGGACGAGCGCTATCCCACGCGCTGGTCGCCGCGGACGGCGAGCGCGCCGGCGGTGCGCGACGCGCTGGCGTGGATCGAGGCGAACTTCCCGGCGCAGGTGCAGGAGTGGGTGCGCATCACGCAGATCCCCGCGCAGTCCACGCACGAGCAGCAGCGCGCCGCCTACGTGGCCGAACAGATGCGCGCCGAAGGGATGGAGGTGTCGATCGACTCCATCGGCAACGTCACCGGCCGGCGGCGCGGCGAGGGCGGTGGCCCGACGATCGTCTTCGCGCCGCACATGGACACGGTGCACCCGATGGACACCGACGTGGCCGTGCGCGTGGACGGCGGCATCCTGCGCGCGCCCGGCGTGTTCGACAACTCCGCGTCGGTGGCCGACATGCTGGCGGTGGTGCGCGCGCTGAACCGCGCGCGCGTGCGCACCCGCGGCGACCTGGTGGTGGTGGCCACGGTGCAGGAGGAGTTGGGACTGAGGGGGATGGACTGGTGGCTCGCGCACAACCCGCGGCCCGACATGGTCGTCGCGGTCGACGGCGGGCTGGGGCCGGTGAGCTACGGCGCGCTGGGGATCTACTGGACCCGCTACCGCTTCACCGGCGAGGGGAGCCACACCAACTCGTCCACCGGCAAGCCGCACCCCGCGCACGCGCTGGCCGATGCGATCCGGTCCATCTACGAGCTGCGTATCCCCGAGGGCCGCGGCGGCGCCGTGTACAACGTGGGGATGGTGGGCGGAGGCCAGGTGTTCAACGCCATCCCGCAGGACGTCTGGTTCACCGTGGACCTGCGCTCGGTGAACCCCGCGCTCCTCGACTCGCTCGACGCGGAGATCAACGCGCGGGTGCAGCGCGCCGCCGAGGCGAACCGCGTGCAGTGGTCGAAGGAGCAGGTGCAGCACCAGCGCGCCGCGGGAACGGAGGAGATGCTGCGCGACCGACGCGCCCATCCGCTGGTGCAGACCGCGCTGGACGTGCACCGCTTCCTGGGCATCCCCACGCGCGCGGAGGCCAGCGGGTCGACGGACTCGAACATGGCGGTAACGCGCGGCATCCCCTCCATCTCCGTGGGCCGCGCGCGCGGCGGCGACCAGCACACGCTCGGCGAGTGGGCCGAGCGCGACACCGCCCTTCCCGCCACGAAGATGCTCCTGCTGCTGGCGGTGAGTCTGGCGGGGTTGAGGTAA